From the Musa acuminata AAA Group cultivar baxijiao chromosome BXJ3-7, Cavendish_Baxijiao_AAA, whole genome shotgun sequence genome, one window contains:
- the LOC135642711 gene encoding protein NRT1/ PTR FAMILY 6.2-like, with amino-acid sequence MDRKASWSVADAVDYKGLPADRSKTGGWAPAALILVIEICERLSTMGIAVNLVTYLGGTMHIPSAESANIVTDFMGTSFLLCLFGGFLADSFLGRYLTIAIFAMIQALGTGLLSISTKLPQLRPPPCNSTVTGQCQRANGFQMGALYLSLYLIAVGTGGLKSSVSGFGTDQFDEKDETERSQMAYFFNRFFFFISTGTLFACTVLVYIQDEVGRSWAYGICCISMVLALLVFLSGTRRYRYKRSSGSPIVHILQVIVAAIRKRKLMLPSSVVFLYDDSPEASRIQHTDQFRFLDKAAIVAEEDHEVKGETKQPNPWKMCSVTRIEEVKMMIRLLPIWATTFMFWTIYAQMITFSVEQATTMERSIGSFQIPAGSLTAFFVAAILITCAVYDRVIMPLMKKWKGKQGFTSLQRIGIGLSFSIMGMAAAALTEVKRLSVAREAASGTTTLPISVFTLIPQFLFVGAGEAFIYTGQLDFFITRSPKGMKTMSTGLFLTTLSLGFFLSSFLVSFVKGVTGGKGGQGWLADNINYGRLDCFYGLLAGLSTMNLGAFLVCAGWSKPRVESPEKDSCGEDKC; translated from the exons ATG GACCGGAAGGCGAGCTGGTCTGTGGCAGATGCTGTGGACTACAAGGGACTGCCTGCTGACAGGTCCAAGACTGGTGGATGGGCACCTGCAGCTCTGATCCTGG TCATCGAAATATGCGAGAGGCTTTCCACCATGGGGATTGCAGTCAACCTGGTGACGTATTTGGGAGGCACGATGCATATTCCGAGTGCAGAGTCGGCAAACATCGTCACGGACTTCATGGGCACATCTTTCTTGCTCTGCTTGTTCGGAGGTTTCCTCGCTGATTCCTTCTTGGGACGATACCTCACTATTGCCATCTTTGCTATGATCCAAGCACTA GGAACAGGCCTCCTGTCCATCTCCACGAAGCTGCCCCAGCTTCGACCGCCGCCATGCAATTCTACTGTCACCGGGCAATGCCAGCGAGCTAATGGCTTCCAGATGGGCGCCCTGTACTTGAGCCTCTACCTCATCGCGGTGGGCACCGGAGGCCTCAAGTCAAGCGTATCGGGCTTCGGTACCGACCAGTTCGACGAGAAGGACGAGACGGAGAGAAGTCAGATGGCCTACTTCTTCAACaggttcttcttcttcatcagcacCGGTACTCTGTTCGCCTGCACTGTCCTCGTCTACATTCAGGACGAGGTGGGTCGAAGTTGGGCCTACGGCATCTGCTGCATCTCCATGGTTCTCGCCCTTCTGGTGTTCCTGTCCGGGACCAGAAGATACCGGTACAAGAGGAGCTCAGGGAGCCCAATCGTGCACATCCTCCAAGTGATCGTAGCTGCAATCAGGAAGAGGAAGCTTATGCTTCCTTCCTCTGTTGTCTTCTTGTATGATGACAGTCCTGAGGCCTCCAGAATCCAACATACTGACCAATTCCG TTTCCTGGACAAGGCTGCGATCGTTGCTGAAGAAGATCACGAAGTTAAGGGCGAGACTAAACAGCCGAACCCCTGGAAGATGTGCTCCGTGACGAGAATTGAGGAGGTGAAGATGATGATTCGGCTGCTTCCCATCTGGGCCACGACCTTCATGTTCTGGACCATCTACGCTCAGATGATCACCTTCTCCGTGGAGCAAGCGACGACGATGGAGAGATCCATAGGTAGCTTCCAAATCCCGGCAGGATCACTGACGGCCTTCTTCGTGGCGGCGATTCTCATCACCTGCGCCGTCTACGACCGCGTCATCATGCCTCTGATGAAGAAGTGGAAAGGCAAACAAG GTTTCACCAGCCTGCAAAGAATCGGAATTGGCCTGAGCTTCTCGATCATGGGGATGGCCGCTGCAGCACTGACGGAAGTGAAACGGCTCTCGGTGGCCCGGGAAGCCGCCAGCGGCACCACCACGCTGCCCATCAGTGTTTTCACGTTGATACCGCAGTTCCTGTTCGTGGGTGCCGGAGAAGCATTCATATACACCGGGCAGCTAGATTTCTTCATCACCCGGTCGCCGAAGGGGATGAAGACGATGAGCACCGGGCTCTTCCTAACGACGCTATCCCTCGGCTTCTTCCTGAGCAGCTTCTTGGTGTCGTTCGTGAAGGGTGTGACCGGCGGCAAGGGTGGACAGGGGTGGCTTGCCGACAACATCAACTACGGGAGGTTGGATTGCTTCTATGGGCTGCTTGCGGGACTGAGCACCATGAACTTGGGAGCCTTTCTTGTTTGTGCTGGTTGGAGCAAGCCACGGGTAGAGAGCCCTGAGAAGGATTCATGCGGAGAAGACAAGTGCTGA
- the LOC135582580 gene encoding uncharacterized protein At2g34160-like: MEEITEGVNNLHVTAADSHKKNRIQVSNTKKPLFFYVNLAKRYMQQYNEVELSALGMAIATVVTITEILKNNGLAIEKKITTSTVDVKDESRGGRPMQKAKIEILLGKTENFDELMASAAEERDVGDGEEQS, translated from the exons ATGGAGGAGATCACGGAAGGCGTGAACAATCTCCACGTCACCGCCGCCGATTCCCACAAGAAGAATCGAATCCAGGTGTCCAACACGAAGAAGCCCCTCTTCTTCTACGTCAACCTTGCCAAG AGGTATATGCAGCAATACAATGAAGTTGAGCTGTCAGCTCTTGGAATGG CAATTGCAACTGTTGTCACTATCACGGAAATTCTGAAAAACAATGGCCTAGCTATCGAGAAGA agatcacaacatcaaccGTTGATGTTAAGGATGAATCTAGGGGGGGTCGGCCCATGCAAAAAGCAAAG ATTGAGATATTGTTGGGCAAGACAGAGAACTTCGATGAATTGATGGCTTCCGCGGCTGAGGAAAGGGATGTGGGAGATGGTGAGGAGCAAAGCTGA
- the LOC135582582 gene encoding uncharacterized protein LOC135582582 isoform X3, whose translation MELVAKGWSALQEVDRVIDYADRNDHRLIPLLRGAKENFELALEIDNMNTHARYWLGRMHLKYHVPGACKAIGAALLVEAANMGDPDAQYELGCRLRVENDHVQSDQQAFYYIEKAVDQLHPRALYLLGAVYLAGDCVKKDVASAIWCFHRASEKGHAGAAIAYGSLLLQGYEVPEVITRFNSDRSPSTGALRKKGKKVRQDPLVLAKEQFQIAADAGCDLGLRWLKRISDDEKLQQQTTQ comes from the exons ATGGAACTAGTGGCAAAAGGTTGGAGTGCACTACAGGAAGTTGATAGGGTCATTGACTATGCTGATCGCAATGACCATCGTCTCATCCCACTCCTTAGA GGCGCAAAGGAAAATTTTGAGTTGGCGCTCGAAATTGACAATATGAACACTCATGCAAGATACTGGTTGGGCAGGATGCATCTCAAGTATCATGTTCCCGGGGCTTGTAAAGCGAT TGGAGCAGCCTTATTGGTGGAGGCTGCAAACATGGGTGATCCAGATGCACAATACGAACTTGGTTGCCGTCTCCGAGTTGAG AATGACCATGTTCAGTCAGATCAACAAGCTTTCTATTATATCGAAAAGGCTGTTGACCAG TTGCATCCACGTGCTCTCTATCTTCTAGGAGCTGTATATTTAGCTGGGGACTGTGTGAAGAAAGATGTTGCTTCAGCTATATGGTGCTTCCACAGAGCATCAGAGAAA GGTCATGCTGGAGCAGCAATTGCTTATGGATCACTTTTGCTGCAAG GTTATGAAGTGCCAGAGGTTATAACCAGGTTTAACTCTGATAGGAGCCCATCTACCGGTGCACTgaggaagaaagggaagaaagttAGGCAGGACCCTTTGGTGCTGGCAAAGGAACAGTTTCAAATTGCAGCTGATGCTGGTTGTGATCTTGGTCTGCGGTGGCTGAAAAGGATTTCTGATGATGAGAAGTTACAGCAGCAGACAACCCAGTGA
- the LOC135582582 gene encoding uncharacterized protein LOC135582582 isoform X1, giving the protein MIKQLCYKAAEQLQNPLCFMIQQRGIHSRNKKAMELVAKGWSALQEVDRVIDYADRNDHRLIPLLRGAKENFELALEIDNMNTHARYWLGRMHLKYHVPGACKAIGAALLVEAANMGDPDAQYELGCRLRVENDHVQSDQQAFYYIEKAVDQLHPRALYLLGAVYLAGDCVKKDVASAIWCFHRASEKGHAGAAIAYGSLLLQGYEVPEVITRFNSDRSPSTGALRKKGKKVRQDPLVLAKEQFQIAADAGCDLGLRWLKRISDDEKLQQQTTQ; this is encoded by the exons ATGATTAAACAATTATGCTATAAAGCTGCCGAACAATTGCAAAACCCACTTTGTTTTATGATTCAGCAG CGAGGGATTCACAGCCGGAACAAGAAAGCCATGGAACTAGTGGCAAAAGGTTGGAGTGCACTACAGGAAGTTGATAGGGTCATTGACTATGCTGATCGCAATGACCATCGTCTCATCCCACTCCTTAGA GGCGCAAAGGAAAATTTTGAGTTGGCGCTCGAAATTGACAATATGAACACTCATGCAAGATACTGGTTGGGCAGGATGCATCTCAAGTATCATGTTCCCGGGGCTTGTAAAGCGAT TGGAGCAGCCTTATTGGTGGAGGCTGCAAACATGGGTGATCCAGATGCACAATACGAACTTGGTTGCCGTCTCCGAGTTGAG AATGACCATGTTCAGTCAGATCAACAAGCTTTCTATTATATCGAAAAGGCTGTTGACCAG TTGCATCCACGTGCTCTCTATCTTCTAGGAGCTGTATATTTAGCTGGGGACTGTGTGAAGAAAGATGTTGCTTCAGCTATATGGTGCTTCCACAGAGCATCAGAGAAA GGTCATGCTGGAGCAGCAATTGCTTATGGATCACTTTTGCTGCAAG GTTATGAAGTGCCAGAGGTTATAACCAGGTTTAACTCTGATAGGAGCCCATCTACCGGTGCACTgaggaagaaagggaagaaagttAGGCAGGACCCTTTGGTGCTGGCAAAGGAACAGTTTCAAATTGCAGCTGATGCTGGTTGTGATCTTGGTCTGCGGTGGCTGAAAAGGATTTCTGATGATGAGAAGTTACAGCAGCAGACAACCCAGTGA
- the LOC135582582 gene encoding uncharacterized protein LOC135582582 isoform X2, translating into MIKQLCYKAAEQLQNPLCFMIQQRGIHSRNKKAMELVAKGWSALQEVDRVIDYADRNDHRLIPLLRGAKENFELALEIDNMNTHARYWLGRMHLKYHVPGACKAIGAALLVEAANMGDPDAQYELGCRLRVELHPRALYLLGAVYLAGDCVKKDVASAIWCFHRASEKGHAGAAIAYGSLLLQGYEVPEVITRFNSDRSPSTGALRKKGKKVRQDPLVLAKEQFQIAADAGCDLGLRWLKRISDDEKLQQQTTQ; encoded by the exons ATGATTAAACAATTATGCTATAAAGCTGCCGAACAATTGCAAAACCCACTTTGTTTTATGATTCAGCAG CGAGGGATTCACAGCCGGAACAAGAAAGCCATGGAACTAGTGGCAAAAGGTTGGAGTGCACTACAGGAAGTTGATAGGGTCATTGACTATGCTGATCGCAATGACCATCGTCTCATCCCACTCCTTAGA GGCGCAAAGGAAAATTTTGAGTTGGCGCTCGAAATTGACAATATGAACACTCATGCAAGATACTGGTTGGGCAGGATGCATCTCAAGTATCATGTTCCCGGGGCTTGTAAAGCGAT TGGAGCAGCCTTATTGGTGGAGGCTGCAAACATGGGTGATCCAGATGCACAATACGAACTTGGTTGCCGTCTCCGAGTTGAG TTGCATCCACGTGCTCTCTATCTTCTAGGAGCTGTATATTTAGCTGGGGACTGTGTGAAGAAAGATGTTGCTTCAGCTATATGGTGCTTCCACAGAGCATCAGAGAAA GGTCATGCTGGAGCAGCAATTGCTTATGGATCACTTTTGCTGCAAG GTTATGAAGTGCCAGAGGTTATAACCAGGTTTAACTCTGATAGGAGCCCATCTACCGGTGCACTgaggaagaaagggaagaaagttAGGCAGGACCCTTTGGTGCTGGCAAAGGAACAGTTTCAAATTGCAGCTGATGCTGGTTGTGATCTTGGTCTGCGGTGGCTGAAAAGGATTTCTGATGATGAGAAGTTACAGCAGCAGACAACCCAGTGA
- the LOC135642590 gene encoding F-box/kelch-repeat protein At1g55270-like has product MNSGEQVWSRMDVERRNHPPLVDSSACLCRVDGGFKTVTGGKKYVPGSKLCVQPKIRTSIHPVRSKPAQERNRCQSPLLPGLPDDLAIACLIRVPRAEHRKLRLVCKRWQRLLAGNYFYSLRRSLGIAEEWIYVIRRDRDGRISWDAFDPRYQLWHPLPPIPKEYSEATGFGCAVLSGCHLYLLGGKDRRKGSMRRVIYYSARTNKWHRAPDMLRRRHLFGSCVINNCLYVAGGESEGVHRSLRSAEFYDPNKNRWTYISDMSTAMVPFIGVVYEGKWFLKGLGAQRQVICDAYFPDTDRWCPVFNGMVTGWRNPSVCLNGQLYALDCKDGCKLRSYDASTDSWSIHIDSKLHLGSSRALEAAALLPLRGKLCIVRNNMSITLVDVEAKDSGDLRWETVAGRGQLRTFVTNLLSNIAGRSGLRSHIVHCQVLQA; this is encoded by the coding sequence GTTGATAGCTCAGCATGCCTCTGTAGAGTAGATGGTGGCTTCAAGACAGTGACGGGAGGCAAGAAATATGTCCCCGGCAGCAAGCTCTGCGTTCAGCCCAAGATCAGAACGTCGATCCACCCCGTGAGGTCGAAGCCAGCGCAGGAGAGGAATCGCTGCCAGTCTCCTCTGCTGCCCGGCCTCCCCGACGACctcgccatcgcctgcctcatccgCGTGCCACGGGCCGAGCACCGGAAGCTCAGGCTGGTCTGCAAGAGGTGGCAACGCCTCCTAGCCGGGAACTACTTCTACTCACTCCGCAGGAGCCTCGGCATCGCGGAAGAGTGGATCTACGTCATCAGAAGAGATAGGGATGGGCGGATATCGTGGGACGCCTTCGATCCCAGGTACCAGCTCTGGCATCCCCTGCCTCCCATCCCCAAGGAGTACTCCGAGGCCACCGGGTTCGGCTGCGCCGTCTTGAGCGGCTGTCATCTGTACCTCTTAGGGGGCAAGGATCGTCGCAAGGGATCGATGCGGCGCGTCATCTACTACAGCGCGAGGACCAACAAGTGGCACCGCGCGCCCGACATGCTTCGGCGGAGGCACCTCTTCGGCTCTTGCGTCATCAACAACTGCTTGTATGTTGCCGGAGGGGAGAGCGAAGGCGTTCACCGCTCGCTCAGGTCGGCGGAGTTCTACGATCCCAACAAGAACCGGTGGACGTACATCTCCGACATGAGCACCGCGATGGTCCCCTTCATCGGCGTCGTCTACGAGGGGAAGTGGTTCTTGAAGGGGCTCGGAGCCCAGCGGCAGGTCATCTGTGATGCCTACTTCCCGGACACGGACCGATGGTGCCCGGTGTTCAATGGCATGGTGACGGGATGGAGGAACCCATCCGTCTGCTTGAATGGTCAGCTCTACGCTCTCGACTGCAAGGACGGCTGCAAGCTGAGGTCATACGACGCATCCACGGATTCGTGGAGTATACATATCGACAGCAAGCTGCACCTGGGGAGTTCTCGAGCCCTCGAAGCAGCGGCTCTGCTTCCTCTCAGGGGGAAGCTGTGCATCGTCAGGAACAACATGAGCATTACTCTGGTCGACGTGGAAGCGAAGGATAGCGGAGACCTGAGGTGGGAGACGGTGGCAGGGAGAGGGCAGCTGAGGACCTTTGTCACCAACCTCTTGTCGAACATTGCAGGCCGCAGTGGTCTCAGGAGTCATATCGTTCACTGTCAAGTACTACAGGCTTAG